From the genome of Erinaceus europaeus chromosome 1, mEriEur2.1, whole genome shotgun sequence:
AGGTCACACCATCAATGGTCACCGAGGCACCGAAAGGCTCACTTGGGTtctcttaaaattaaaattactatTTTAAGACACACTAACCAAGACATTAAAAGCGTGCAGGCAAGCTGTTCAACCAACAGATTAAGGTGGGCTCGGGACTGCCCACCAAAGAGTGACGCTGGAAGAGACCTGGGGGTGGGCTCTCTATAGCATGGAGATAGAGCCAAGAAGTCTGCAAGCAGGCTTCATGGTGAGGAAATTCACAGGAAATGGGGAATAAGATGCTAGAAAGGAAACAAGAAGCTGGAAGCAAAGTTGCCAGAGACATAAAtaaacacctgagaaagatggacaAAGGACAGGGAGAAGCAAGGATAGAAGTGTAGTAAGCCAAAAAAAAGGTTCTGGCTTACAAGGAGAAAGCAAAATGGTTTTCaggtagggagatagcatgatagttctgcaaaaagactttcatgcctgtggctacaaagtctcaggttcagtcccccacatcatcataagccagagctgagcagtgctctggttaaaaataaataaataaagtttttcatTAAGGATTAATGAAGGTGGCCAAAACCATGGTGGGATACCATCCACTTGGGGACACTGGAGACACTTCCAAATCAAGAAGGCCTTCTTCATATAGCAAGGCAgccaagaaaaagagaaagtgagcAGGGAACATGGACAAAAAATAATGGAAGCAGAGGCAATGGCCCTCATTATGACGGGCACAATTAATTAGTCTGAACTGCATGTCAGCTATGTGCTTCTCTTTGCCTTTCCCAGTGGGCTGGGGCCCAGTGAAGAGTAGGCCTAGTGGTCAGCAGCAGCCAGCACCCCAGCTGACCAGGGATGTGTGTGAGTCTTCTGGACTGAGATGGGAAAAGTTACACTTACCACATTCAAAGAAATTATAAACAGGGCGGACCTTGAGGACACGCTGCATGTACTCGTGCAGGATGCAGACCTCAGATTTCCCGTTGGGGTTAATGACAAACTCTGTGACAAGAAGGGTGGTTTCAGCAACAGTATGAGGAACTGCCACAAGTTAGCACTTGGGACCTGGCAGATCCAAGTTCCAAAAACCACTGAATTAGGAACTCACCACCATGAATGTGGTGAACCTCTGCACTTAAAGGATTAGCATAAAGTCTGAATTAAATGTAACTCAAGCACGATACACACATTCTGAGAACATCAAAATGTACCAGCATAACTACTATGCCTAcactaaaacttaaaaaaaaaaaaaagcccaattcACCTTTCTTTGTGGGTGCATCCTGCACAGACAGTGTGATGAGCTTTTGATTGGCTGGCAGGACAGGCCTCTCAGACTCAGCCTGTTTCCGTTTCATTTCTCGGTTGAACTGTCGCCGCTCAGCCCAAGTCCTGAATTTTTTCACAGTAACTTGCTCAAAGTCAAAACGCTTCTCCAGGTAGCTCCGAAACTCCTCAAGATCTACAAAAATTTGATATAGAATTAAACTGTCAAATTCAATAAGACTTTTATCTGATCAGTCAGCAGAACGGAGTGCACATCAAACACATCCCAGCaccctttcctttctgtttcttttatagCGTGAGACAAGggggccaggccaggtggtggcacatacagaaggacctgggttcaaatccccccactaacccacctacagaggggacacttcacaagtggtgaagcaagtctgaggaatctatccttctctatctcccccaactcTCTCAATGTGTATATTCTATCAAATACAatggataagaaaaaaagaaaacaacaaaggcaacaaaagggaaaataaataaataaaatttaaaaaagaaaaatgaacgaGATAAGAGGGCAGGGGAAAACAGCatatgttatgcaaaagacttttatggcaGAGGCTCAAaagtctccacaccaccataaaccagagctaagcagtattctggtttaaaaaaagacgTGAAAACTCAGGCCTCTCCCTCTGCTAACTCAAATTATTCTGCTTTAACCAGATTAATCTCTTTCTGTTATGGGGGTGGAatctatttatgttttatttatttattttggatagaagcaaagataaattgagagcaaagagggagacagaaaccagcagcactgcttcatggcttatttcccaactgcaggtgggaagcagtaaCTTGCACCCTGGCCCTTGGACAtagcatgtacactctaccaggggtgccactgcccCTTATTTACTTCTAACAAAAGAATAACATCAGACCACTCTAGCttaaggtagtgctggggactgaacttataTTCTCTGGGATCGAAGGCACGCAGATCCTATGTTCTGACAGGTGGAGCGATCTCCCTAGCCCCAAACTAGTTATTTCCAATCAAGAACCAGTGgtatcagaaatttaaaaagaaaaaaaaaattgcaccaaGGTAGTTGTGTAATGAACAGTGCCAGACTTGTACATGtggaggtactgagttcaatccctgctctAGTCCCTTTTCTCATGTTAATACATAAATCCTTTTTAGAACATTAAATCTTAAAAGAGAATGTTTCCTTCCAGCTCGGATCCTACAAAAAGTCTTCCTACACTAAAAGGAGTCATCGTGGAGTGGGCAAGGAGTTAGACAAGTTGAGGGGAGACTCTGGTGGACCTATCCTTTGAAGGAGTTGAGTTGGCCACAAAGCCAAATGTCCTGCCCTTTTTCCAAGTGACTGGCTTATCCATCCTCCACAGAAAGCTCTGCCCTCTTTAAGGCATGAATGTTGCTTTTCTTCTGCACCCAGAAAGACCTCCCCGTCCTTGGCAAGAGTAACAGCATCTTATGCTCCTCTAcaagtcagtcaatcaatcagtcagtcagtcagtcagtgtgtctgtctgtttgtctgtttctctctctctctctctctctctctcacacacacacacacacacacacacatacacggctGGGACAGTAATATAATCAGTAACCAAAATcccactctattttttttcttttgtgagattAAAGCACAGCTCTGCCATTGACATTCTTttcaaaaactttatttattacatatgagagttaacacgtgagagagacagacaccagaaaaGTATCACACTGTTGCAGGAAGTGCCAGAGatggaaccaggaacctcaggcacgcaggactgatgctctaccagttatTTCCCAAGGTAATATCCTTAGCACCAtgttaagccaaagctgagcagtgctaatcAAAAGCAACCAGTCTGTACTAACAGCACAAGTCTCAATGGCAGAGCAGGCACAGAAGACTCGAAGAGCCCAGTCACATGCATAGGTCCACAGCACAAACCAAGGCAGGATCTGCTAAGATCAACAATGTGGGGAAGGTCAAGAGATTTCCCGCAAACACTCTTGTCACAGATATAACTAAGACAGTATGGCCTTCAACAGAAGGCCCTAGGGAGACATGGAATGTAGCAGCATCCCTGCAGATGGGTCCTAGCCAGCATAGAGGAAATGAAGTTCACTCCAGAAACTTACCCACTGATTCATCTTTGCACACCTCGACTTTGGCCTTGACTTGCCCCAGCGCCCCAGGGGCAGTCTCAGCCCCCAGTGGATCCTTCTCATCTGGAGGTCCTGAGTCAGCCCCCATGGAGTCAGGCTCTTCCAGTGGGAACTCCAGCTCTGTAGACCGGCTGAGCGGCTTGATAGGGGACACCTCCCCACTGAGGGTGAGCTCACTGTTTTGATCCCTTTCCTCATTATCCTTCATCTTCTTGTAATGCAGGCAGGGGATGCTACTCAAAGGAGGATCATGTTTCTGTGGATAGTGAAATTGCAACACAGATTACAAGGATGGTCGAGAAGGTCTGAACACCTGATGTTTTTCACCCATTTCTTCTTGCATTATGATGAAGCAATGTGAGAAAATGTGTATGTTCAGTCTACAAACTTACGAGACTATGACTGATGTATCCCCTACCCGTATGCTTCCCGTTCCCAAGAAGTACGGCCTGGACCAGGTAACCACCCGAGATTCTCTGTGCAGATACACGGGGACTCCAGAGTTATGGAATGTCATAATCCACCCATCAGGCAGTGGTTCTGTAGGTGGGCGACCACGACCTGCACAGATGACAAACCAATGTCACTTCAatatttttttacataaccattgtgctctctcccccacccacttcaATGATTTTTTAATGGTGATATGTGGCAAATGAAAATAATGTTGacccaacgatgacaacaataactataacaataaaacaagggcaacaaaagggaataaaataaataaaaatttaaaaaagaatttcttaaaaataaaaaaggtaatcgggctgtagtgcaatgggttaagtgcaggtggtacaaagcgcaaggacaggtgtaaggatcccggttcgagccctggctccccacctgcaggggagtcgcttcacaggcagtgaagcaggtctgcaggtgtctatctttctctccccccctgtcttccccctcctctctccatttctctctgtcttatccaacaacaatgacaataactacaacaataaaacaagggcaataaaagggaataaataaaataaataaaaattttgaaaagaatttcttaaaaaaaagaaaataatgttgaCCAAATATTGAAAAGAACCTCTAAAATCTGGAggacatggggagccaggggtggaTACCCACAACCTACAGCAGAcattttcccagagccccacccacccAGTTTCACTGTACAGTCATGCTGGCTTATCTGAGTCAAACCCAGAGAACCCATGTTTCTCTGCAACAGCAGGAAGCTGCCTTGTTCACTGCTGTGCTATAGGCCCTGAGCAGCACATAGTGCGAGGGATTAGGGAGAGGGCACTGCAAGACACAGGTGTTATCCTCAGTGCCTGCTTCTCTGGTCGGTGAGCACCACAGCTGAAATCtgtgctttagaaaaaaaaaaaaaaagaaatctgtgctTTGGCCACTCTCAGGCACCCCAGAAGTTATGAAAGCTCTGTATAAGACAGCATGTGGGTGAGAAAAAATTTAatatgggagagggagatagcataatggttatgcagagaccctcatgcctgatgtcacaaagtcccaggttcagtccccagcatcataagacagaactgagcagcactctggaaaaatgataatagtaataataataataataataataataataataataaagtgtaaTACTTGTTAGGCACTTAACATTCTCACTAACAGGTCTGGTTGCTGAGAAAAGCACAAGGCAAAGACTTAAATCCCTTGCAGGGATTAGGAATAGTCAAAAACgtagaaacaaaaggataaaaatCAAGTGAGATCTAAATATATACAGCAATCAAAAATATATCTTGGGTGGCGGtaaagagcatagtggttatacagagactctcatacctatggctccatagtcccaggttcaatcccctgtaccaccatcagccagagctgaggagtgctccggttaaaaaaaaaagagagagagagatcttactGAGCACGGCCCAGGTCTAAATCATAGCACCACACAGAAGTGCTTGGCACTAGGGGAAACTCAGTACAGTTCTACTGCCCTGTCAGTttttgaataaacaaacaaacaaacaagtcagTTGAAGAGTAataaatcacacatgcacaagccAAGCCCAGTCtatagtcacacactcacactaaatACATGGAAATGGTACCAGAAAAGTGAAGTGGCACCTAGTGACCCAACCTAGCATCACTGCTGTCTCCAGGCCTAAGATAACACACAGCCAATACTGGACAGATGGCTCGTGTCAAGATAGCCCTGTGAGGGAGTACTGCCGGTAAGAAGAGCTCCTGGACTCAACACCTATCCTGCTGCAGTCACTAGTTGGCACTGGCTGGCATGTCCTTTCTGCAGCAAGATAAGACTACATGCCATCAACCCACAGACTGACTCCcacagtgctttaaaaaaaattttttaggggttagtggtggtgtacctgattaagtgcacacacattacagtgcacaaggacccaggttcaagtccctggtccccacttgtaggaggatagcttctcgagtggtgatttctctctctctctccaccccccaatTTATTTCtacttaataaaatattctttaaaaattttccctAAAAGATTAACAAAAGTAAGGAAGTGAGGGGACCAGAGCACCAGTTTAACACATAAATgctgggactgaatttaggacctcacacTCAAGAGTACCAAttctggagccaggcagtggcacagcagattaagcacatgtgatgcgaggcgccaaggaccagtggaaggatcatggttcgagcccccagctccccgcctgccagGTGGGGAGGGTAACGTCACAAAAAAAAGAGTACAAATTCTTATTTCCCGGAGGTTGTAACCCATAATGCCTCAacttttcaaattatctttatttatttatgggacacagccagaaatcaagaggaaaggggatgatagagaaggagaaagacaaagagatacctgcagccctgcttcaacacttgcaaagctttccccctgcaagtggggaccaggggcttgaatctgggtcgttGCGCATttaaacatgtgtgctctaccaggtgcgccaccacctgccccccccctttgatAAAGACAAATTATGGGAAGGAAAAACACTTGTAACCCTGCTTTACCAAGCATCAagatttacccctgcaggtagggaccaaaggtttgaacctgggtccttgcaaaccacagtaatgtgtgtagtcaaccaggtacaacaccacccagcccctccaacaCACCTTTTACACTCCAGCTCTCATCTCACCTGTGTGTCCAAGGTCTGCTCTATGCTGTTTTCAGCAGTCCCACTCTTAAGTGGATAGAGCTGGTCTGTCCCTCTCTGTTGCTCAACTGCCCAGACTAACATCTCCATGTGGACATTCTCAGATGTCTCCAGGCaacaaaagaagacaaaaaccaaCACCCAATTCCTTTCAGACTTGCACACTAGCAAGGGAGCTATACAGGCCCAACTCTGGGCCTCCTGCCTCCTAAACTCTCCTCACTGGCCCCAAATCCAAGTGCAAATCCCACTGCCTACACCCATGGAAAACACCTCTAGCTGCATCAAAGGAGCTCCCAACCTGCCCAGCTCAAGTGCATAAGCCATGTTGCAGCCAGTGGAGCTATGCTTTTAGACAAAAAACTGCAACAATCTCTCTGTATTCACACTCAGCATCTATTCTAGAACCCAGACCTCAACCATTTCCTGCCACTGCACTGAGGGACAACCTTCCAGtcacccagcaccttcccagtTCCTGCACACACACTAGTTACTCTGTGGTTTCTACAACACACAGTGTAGAAGTTTAGCtgtgtccttctctttctcctgttaGGCACGGCTACCTTGACCACGTAGGTGTTCCCACTGCCTGGCACCAAAGGGTCCTTAGCCTTGCTTTTCTGACACCCTGCAAAAACTAATTCCTGTCCTTccaatttttctttactttttaatattttatttatttttaatgacactgagaaagatacacagaagagagctaccagaccactgctcagctctggcttatggtggtgctagagactgaacctggaactttggagcctcaggtatgaaagtctctttacataaccattatgctctctccccagcccccaatttttcTTTATGTGGCATCAAGGATGAGCCTAAAGGGCCATACACAAGCACAATATACCCAGCAGTCTCTCCAACtgaatttgtttttattgccaccagggtctttTGTATCTACATAATCCCACTGTTTCTGGAAGACTCCTCACCCCGATCCCCgtatcagagagagaaggaacagcaTCATGGCACCACTCATGATACTTTCCCAGTGCTATGGGGGCCAGAGTTTCATCCAACCCCAACAGAGTGTCCTTAGAGATAAAGGAAAGAGACACCAATAAAGTACTCCAACACTCATGGGGCTCctgctggtgctgtccatggtgctcccatatgctCAGAGTCAACCCAAGCACCAAAAGCAcgaaaggcatgcactctacccactgagtagTCCCCTAACCCctttgtaaatatacatatatatgcatgcatacgcacacacacacacacacacacacacacacacacacacacacacacacacatatatacacttcTCTTTGAAGCCAAGGATAGAACCCAGGGATTAACAGAGATAAAACATGTGCCTTGGCACTGAACTCTGTCCCCAACCCTCAACTTACTTTTGAGCACTGTTTTAATCTTGGTCATCATTGGCTGCACACTTGTCTCTCCATCAGATGGATGGTCACTGTCTCCACCGTATTTCTCCTCTATTCGCCTCTTCTTGGGAGCACAAAGGCCCTCTTCCAGCAGAGCATCAACATCGTTGTCAAAATCATCCTGCAAAACATACTATTCAGATACTATGGTCCCTAGCTAACACCTTTGTTCCTGCACCACGGGCAAGTTTAACAGCAGTACTGAGAACAAACAGAAACGAGGCACTTTCAGGGAGGGTTTAAGAACGCCTTTATGGTGCCTGGTCATCTGAAAAGCAAACAGGAGGAAGCCAACAGCTGAAAAGCACACACCAGGTACAGGTGCACACAGCAGTACCTTCCTTTAGGCTGGGTTTACAGTCAAACTGTCGAGTTCTCattaggaaatatttttaaaaatctaagctTCTTATAAGTCATTACTTTCCATGTAGTTATATCACCTCATATGGTTgttcttctccccccaccccaccccagacatCAGCTTTCAAAAGATGCTGCAACTCCCAAACACATGTATCTGGGCTTTGCTAAGGGCACACCGAGTGAGTGAGGGCTTGCCAACATACCTCGTAGGAGAAATTCAAGGCCTCTTCGTCCACTCTGTCTCTTTGCACGATTGCTTTAGCCGTGAACCCGCCTGTTCCTTCTTCATCTAGCTCCAAATTGTCAGTAAAATCTTCTAACTCATCGAGCACTGCATACTCCACTCTCTTTTCCTGATCCAGCTCATTCTCCTCATCCTTCTTATCAGCGCCCTCACCCCCTATGCCTACCCCATTACCAACACTCCCGCCATAGGGACAAGCATGCATGTCTCCACTGACAGGACTAAGGGCCAGACCGCACTCTGTGCGAGCGTCGCGCTCCACTCCTGTGTACAGGACCTTCCTGTCCTTACTCCTGCAGCTCTCGGTAAAGCTCACACTAATCTTTACATCCTTAAGCAACTTAAGGTCAGGGGAGAACTTCCGGACCGCAGGTGCGTGCCGGGCGGTGCGAGGGTTGTGGCCACTACAGTTCGGGTCTATGAGGAGGCGGGCCTTAGAGAAGGATCCTTTGGAG
Proteins encoded in this window:
- the DGCR8 gene encoding microprocessor complex subunit DGCR8, whose amino-acid sequence is METYESPSPLPREPAGEVVMENRACPLQVLPCEQSPPPPLQTSSDAEVMDVGSGGDGQAEPPAEDSLNFYGTSLLSKGSFSKARLLIDPNCSGHNPRTARHAPAVRKFSPDLKLLKDVKISVSFTESCRSKDRKVLYTGVERDARTECGLALSPVSGDMHACPYGGSVGNGVGIGGEGADKKDEENELDQEKRVEYAVLDELEDFTDNLELDEEGTGGFTAKAIVQRDRVDEEALNFSYEDDFDNDVDALLEEGLCAPKKRRIEEKYGGDSDHPSDGETSVQPMMTKIKTVLKSRGRPPTEPLPDGWIMTFHNSGVPVYLHRESRVVTWSRPYFLGTGSIRKHDPPLSSIPCLHYKKMKDNEERDQNSELTLSGEVSPIKPLSRSTELEFPLEEPDSMGADSGPPDEKDPLGAETAPGALGQVKAKVEVCKDESVDLEEFRSYLEKRFDFEQVTVKKFRTWAERRQFNREMKRKQAESERPVLPANQKLITLSVQDAPTKKEFVINPNGKSEVCILHEYMQRVLKVRPVYNFFECENPSEPFGASVTIDGVTYGSGTASSKKLAKNKAARATLEILIPDFVKQTSEEKPKDSEELEYFNHISIEDSRVYELTSKAGLLSPYQILHECLKRNHGMGDTSIKFEVVPGKNQKSEYIMACGKHTVRGWCKNKRVGKQLASQKILQLLHPHVKNWGSLLRMYGRESSKMVKQETSDKSVIELQQYAKKNKPNLHILSKLQEEMKRLAEEREETRKKPKMSIVASAQPGGEPLCTVDV